The following are from one region of the Aquirufa lenticrescens genome:
- a CDS encoding SDR family NAD(P)-dependent oxidoreductase — MQQPFSLQGRVALITGGGTGIGFDIAKCFLASGATVVITGRREEVLKEAVANLGSGAHYAVNDVSDLSLTSSLVAELVAKHGGIDILVNNAGINMKRPAVEVSDDDFANIINVNLNAVFSLTREVGKHMLDRGKGSIIMISSMAAYYGIDRVAAYASSKTGIYGLVRVLASEWSGKGVRVNAIAPGFIETAMSRTAMNSDPDRKHKAMDRTPMGYFGKPEDIGWAAVYLASDAANYVTGVSIPVDGGNSIGF, encoded by the coding sequence ATGCAACAACCATTCTCATTACAAGGGCGCGTGGCGCTCATCACGGGCGGCGGAACCGGAATCGGATTTGATATTGCCAAATGCTTCTTAGCTTCTGGCGCGACGGTCGTGATTACGGGTCGACGGGAAGAGGTACTGAAAGAGGCAGTTGCCAATTTAGGTTCAGGGGCACATTATGCGGTGAATGACGTTTCTGATTTGAGTCTGACCTCATCTTTAGTTGCTGAGCTGGTAGCTAAACATGGCGGAATAGACATACTCGTGAACAATGCGGGCATCAACATGAAACGCCCGGCCGTGGAAGTTTCGGATGACGATTTTGCGAACATTATTAACGTGAATTTGAATGCCGTTTTCTCGCTGACTCGGGAGGTAGGAAAACATATGTTAGACCGCGGAAAAGGATCTATCATCATGATCTCTTCGATGGCGGCTTATTACGGAATCGATCGCGTGGCAGCTTATGCATCCTCTAAAACGGGTATCTATGGTTTAGTGCGCGTGCTCGCGTCCGAGTGGTCCGGCAAAGGCGTTCGTGTGAATGCGATCGCTCCTGGATTTATCGAAACGGCGATGAGTAGAACGGCGATGAATTCGGATCCAGATCGCAAACATAAGGCGATGGATCGTACGCCAATGGGTTATTTCGGGAAACCAGAAGACATCGGTTGGGCGGCAGTTTATTTAGCTTCGGATGCAGCAAATTATGTAACAGGCGTCTCAATCCCGGTTGACGGCGGGAATTCAATCGGATTCTAA
- the uxuA gene encoding mannonate dehydratase, with translation MIHTMRWFGPNDPVSLMDIRQAGCTGVVTALHQIPVREVWPIESIQERIAIIEAGNQDWTPLHWSVVESLPVHEGIKKALPSRAQLIENYKTSLRNLAACGIKTVCYNFMPVLDWSRTKLNFEMPDGARALRFVWTDFAVFDLHILQRPGAASDYTPAVQAAAAERFATMSNDEKAELKNTALLGLPGSEEAFHLENFQSLLDEYKDISADQLRENLHYFVRSIAPLAQELGINLCIHPDDPPFPLLGLPRVVSTESDLAALMAASPERANGITFCTGSLGVRADNDLPQMIRRFADRIHFLHLRTTFREQNDPLIFHEAPHLTGDVDMFEVVKAVVEEEKRRGGEQIPMRPDHGHQMLDDLKKKTYPGYSAIGRLRGLAEIRGLELAIRSFLAVFFVVCSFAVKADDGYRLWLKFDKVASAARYAPYAKSISSEFASTPILETAKKELTNGLKGLTGVAPVSATKGSVQFVKDLSLKEEAFSIVVGPQIQIKASSDRGILYGVFELLRMIQQEKPLANFSSSPKVKFRMLNHWDNVMGTIERGYAGQSLWKWYELPETVDPRYTDYARANASIGINAVSVNNVNASARFMTPEYLAKVKVLADVFRPYGIKLFLSVNFASPKLVGKLKTSDPLDPQVRAWWTAKTKEIYAQIPDFGGFLVKANSEGEPGPQEFGRTHADGANMLAEAVQPFNGIVIWRAFVYAPNPKGDRFKEAYNDFKPLDGAFAKNVIVQVKNGPIDFQPREPFHPLFGAMPKTPLALEFQITQEYTGFSTNVFYQSILFKECLGSDTYQNGKGSTVAKVIDGSLGNDQITMMAGVANTGSDRNWTGHLLSQANWYAFGRLAWDHTLSSEKIADEWVKQTLTHDDKAAKTASDILIKSRDTYVKFTTPLGLHHVMGQGIHWGPEPWLERSQRPDWTSIYYHRADSVGLGFDRKASGSNALSLYHPAVAQQWLDPAKTDLNYLLWFHHVGWQEKLSSGRTLWDEFCYRMNTGLQEVKDLQKDWDSLQGKVDPEIFADVRGRLAAQQRESVLWRDAHLLYFQTYSKLPISYGTPTRTLAEIKEIVRIYQLK, from the coding sequence ATGATACACACGATGCGTTGGTTCGGTCCGAACGATCCGGTTTCCTTGATGGATATTCGTCAAGCCGGATGTACAGGAGTCGTTACCGCATTGCACCAAATTCCGGTGAGGGAAGTTTGGCCTATCGAATCCATTCAAGAACGTATTGCTATTATTGAAGCGGGGAATCAGGATTGGACGCCTTTGCATTGGTCCGTGGTGGAATCGCTTCCGGTTCACGAGGGGATTAAAAAAGCCTTGCCGTCTCGCGCACAACTCATTGAAAATTACAAGACATCATTGCGCAATTTGGCGGCTTGCGGCATCAAAACCGTGTGCTATAATTTCATGCCCGTGCTCGATTGGTCGCGGACAAAATTGAACTTCGAGATGCCGGATGGGGCACGCGCATTGCGGTTTGTTTGGACGGATTTTGCGGTGTTTGATTTGCATATTTTACAGCGTCCGGGAGCCGCTTCAGATTACACGCCGGCTGTTCAGGCTGCGGCTGCTGAGCGTTTCGCAACGATGTCTAACGATGAGAAAGCGGAGTTAAAAAACACGGCACTTTTAGGTCTTCCCGGCTCAGAGGAGGCCTTTCATTTAGAGAATTTCCAAAGTCTATTAGACGAATACAAGGATATATCTGCCGATCAATTGCGGGAGAACTTGCACTATTTTGTGCGTTCTATTGCGCCTTTGGCACAGGAATTAGGTATTAATTTATGCATCCACCCGGATGATCCTCCATTCCCTTTATTAGGCTTACCACGGGTGGTGAGTACGGAATCGGATTTAGCGGCATTGATGGCGGCTTCCCCAGAACGCGCGAATGGAATTACATTCTGCACCGGTTCATTAGGAGTGAGAGCGGATAATGATTTGCCTCAGATGATTCGTCGCTTCGCAGATCGCATACATTTCTTGCATTTGCGGACCACTTTTAGAGAACAAAATGATCCTTTGATTTTCCACGAGGCTCCGCATTTAACGGGTGATGTGGATATGTTTGAAGTAGTGAAAGCGGTGGTGGAAGAAGAAAAAAGAAGAGGCGGAGAACAGATTCCGATGCGCCCAGATCACGGTCACCAAATGTTAGACGATTTGAAAAAGAAAACCTATCCAGGCTATTCGGCGATCGGACGATTGCGCGGTTTAGCGGAAATCCGTGGACTCGAATTAGCGATTCGCTCCTTTTTAGCGGTGTTTTTTGTGGTTTGCAGTTTCGCCGTGAAAGCAGATGATGGCTATCGCTTGTGGTTGAAATTTGACAAAGTCGCATCCGCGGCGCGCTATGCGCCGTATGCGAAATCGATCTCATCCGAGTTTGCCTCGACGCCCATTTTAGAGACGGCGAAGAAAGAATTAACGAATGGCTTGAAGGGTTTGACGGGGGTGGCGCCTGTAAGCGCGACTAAAGGCTCTGTTCAATTCGTAAAAGACCTTAGTCTAAAAGAAGAAGCTTTCAGCATCGTCGTAGGCCCGCAAATTCAAATCAAAGCCAGCTCTGACCGCGGGATTTTGTACGGGGTTTTCGAATTGTTACGGATGATTCAGCAGGAGAAGCCTTTGGCAAACTTCAGCTCATCGCCCAAAGTCAAATTCCGCATGTTGAACCACTGGGACAACGTGATGGGCACCATCGAACGCGGATACGCGGGGCAATCGCTGTGGAAATGGTACGAATTGCCGGAAACGGTCGACCCGCGCTACACGGATTACGCCCGGGCAAACGCTTCCATCGGGATCAACGCGGTGTCCGTGAACAACGTAAATGCCTCGGCGCGGTTTATGACGCCGGAGTATTTGGCCAAAGTAAAGGTGCTCGCAGACGTCTTCCGTCCCTACGGCATCAAACTGTTTTTATCCGTGAACTTTGCCTCGCCTAAACTGGTGGGAAAATTGAAAACCTCGGATCCGCTAGACCCGCAAGTGCGCGCTTGGTGGACGGCGAAAACGAAAGAAATTTATGCGCAGATTCCAGACTTTGGGGGCTTCTTAGTGAAGGCAAATTCTGAGGGCGAACCGGGTCCACAAGAGTTCGGTCGCACGCACGCGGATGGCGCGAATATGTTAGCAGAGGCGGTGCAACCTTTTAATGGAATTGTCATTTGGCGCGCGTTCGTTTATGCGCCTAATCCCAAAGGGGATCGCTTCAAAGAGGCCTATAACGACTTCAAACCTTTGGACGGAGCCTTCGCAAAAAATGTGATCGTTCAAGTGAAAAATGGCCCGATCGACTTTCAGCCGCGGGAACCATTCCATCCCTTGTTCGGCGCGATGCCGAAAACGCCTTTGGCCTTAGAATTCCAAATCACCCAAGAATACACCGGTTTCAGTACGAACGTTTTTTACCAATCCATCCTTTTCAAGGAATGCTTGGGTTCAGATACCTACCAAAACGGGAAAGGCTCCACCGTCGCAAAAGTCATCGACGGCAGCCTGGGCAACGACCAAATCACCATGATGGCGGGCGTGGCAAACACAGGTTCCGACAGAAACTGGACAGGACATTTACTGTCGCAAGCAAACTGGTATGCCTTCGGTCGATTGGCTTGGGATCACACCTTGAGCTCCGAAAAAATTGCGGACGAGTGGGTGAAACAGACCTTGACCCACGACGATAAAGCGGCTAAAACGGCTTCGGATATCCTGATCAAATCCCGCGACACTTATGTGAAATTCACGACACCTCTAGGCTTGCACCACGTGATGGGTCAAGGGATTCACTGGGGCCCGGAGCCTTGGCTCGAGCGTAGCCAACGTCCGGATTGGACTTCGATTTATTACCACCGCGCAGATTCTGTGGGCTTGGGTTTTGACCGAAAAGCATCTGGAAGTAATGCCTTGAGTTTATATCATCCAGCGGTCGCTCAACAGTGGCTTGATCCAGCGAAGACCGATTTAAACTATTTACTTTGGTTCCACCATGTAGGCTGGCAGGAGAAATTGTCTTCGGGCCGCACGCTTTGGGATGAATTCTGTTACCGAATGAATACCGGTTTACAGGAAGTGAAAGATTTGCAAAAGGACTGGGATTCGCTACAAGGCAAGGTGGATCCGGAGATTTTTGCGGATGTTCGCGGACGTTTGGCCGCGCAACAACGTGAGTCTGTTTTATGGCGCGATGCGCATTTGCTGTATTTTCAAACCTATTCGAAATTACCGATTAGCTATGGGACGCCTACGCGGACTTTGGCAGAGATAAAAGAAATTGTACGTATATACCAACTGAAATAA
- a CDS encoding Fic family protein, whose translation MKINNLQLDLDMALVSEIAKIDRFDAAWANYEKREGDTLKQLKSIATVQSVGASTRIEGSQMTDDEVEVFINKIEMSSFTERDQQEVAGYFETLDTIAEHFGTIEISENQIMGLHSLLLKYGEKDTWHRGKFKQVSNSVEANLADGRKQVIFKTSEPGLRTQDDMIRLLEWYRTDGETLPLIKAALFVYEFLSIHPFQDGNGRLSRLLGSLLLLKSGYSWIQYISFEKEIENRKSAYYKVLIDTQRNRPGENVTEWLRFFLSCLSHIQENLLLKLDQRRTDNIASNQRERKILFLIENHPGCSSGEISSKLDLALPTVKKDLKELVEKKVIYKEGVGRGTAYFLV comes from the coding sequence ATGAAAATAAATAACCTACAGCTCGACCTAGACATGGCATTGGTGTCTGAAATAGCAAAAATCGACCGATTTGATGCAGCGTGGGCGAATTATGAAAAACGGGAGGGCGACACGTTGAAACAATTAAAATCCATTGCCACCGTGCAAAGTGTAGGGGCTTCCACCAGAATTGAGGGTTCTCAAATGACAGATGACGAGGTGGAGGTTTTTATCAACAAAATCGAGATGTCCTCTTTTACAGAAAGAGATCAGCAAGAAGTGGCGGGTTACTTTGAAACATTGGATACTATTGCTGAGCATTTTGGCACGATTGAAATTTCAGAAAACCAAATCATGGGGCTGCACAGCCTCCTACTAAAATACGGCGAAAAAGATACTTGGCATCGAGGTAAATTCAAGCAAGTAAGTAATTCTGTCGAAGCAAATTTAGCCGACGGAAGAAAGCAAGTCATTTTCAAAACGAGCGAACCCGGACTTCGCACGCAAGATGATATGATTCGTTTACTCGAATGGTATCGCACTGATGGGGAAACCTTACCCCTCATCAAAGCGGCACTTTTCGTTTATGAATTTTTAAGTATTCATCCTTTCCAAGATGGCAATGGGAGACTAAGCAGATTATTAGGCAGCTTGCTCCTATTGAAAAGCGGCTATTCTTGGATCCAATATATCAGTTTTGAAAAGGAAATCGAAAACAGGAAATCCGCCTATTATAAGGTTCTCATAGACACACAGCGAAACCGACCTGGTGAAAATGTGACGGAATGGCTACGTTTTTTCTTAAGCTGCTTAAGCCATATTCAAGAAAACTTGCTGTTAAAATTAGACCAAAGAAGAACGGACAATATCGCTTCCAATCAACGCGAACGCAAGATCCTTTTCTTAATTGAAAATCATCCGGGATGCAGCTCTGGAGAGATTTCAAGCAAACTCGATTTAGCGCTTCCTACAGTCAAAAAAGACTTAAAAGAGTTAGTGGAAAAAAAGGTGATTTATAAAGAGGGTGTGGGAAGAGGAACGGCGTATTTTTTGGTTTAA
- the hemN gene encoding oxygen-independent coproporphyrinogen III oxidase, which produces MQAVSLDLLNKYNVAIPRYTSYPTVPFWDETIDSEHWERMFVRRFEESNEKEGISVYIHLPFCEKLCTFCGCNKRITTNHSVEEEYIEVLLQEWNLYRKSMSSKPVIRELHIGGGTPTFFSPQNLQRMLQGILADSVVPKIHEFGFEGHPNNTTREHLQTLFELGFNRVSFGMQDSNPQVQEVINRVQPLENVRQVVQWAREIGYESVNLDLVYGLPLQTLPRIEKTIQDAISMRPDRIAFYSYAHVPWTSKAQRLFDENDLPEASEKMQLYQKGKELFRAAGYTDIGMDHFALPSDLMVKAHNEGTLHRNFMGYTVQQTGLLLGLGVSSISDIYYGFAQNKKTIQEYYQQIHAGELAVFKGYFLSQMDQKMRQYILDIACQGKTHFHKEDLEVLRQYTFHELDELAIDDLVTWGEHGVIVTDLGKHFIRNICKAFDLKLLATAEATTQFSRGV; this is translated from the coding sequence ATGCAAGCGGTAAGCCTAGATTTATTGAACAAGTACAACGTAGCGATTCCGCGCTATACGAGTTATCCGACGGTACCGTTTTGGGATGAGACGATTGACAGCGAACATTGGGAACGGATGTTTGTGCGTCGTTTCGAGGAGAGCAATGAAAAAGAGGGGATTAGCGTGTATATTCACTTGCCTTTTTGCGAGAAACTCTGCACATTTTGTGGCTGTAATAAGCGCATTACGACGAATCATTCCGTGGAGGAGGAGTACATCGAAGTGCTGTTACAGGAGTGGAATTTGTACCGAAAATCGATGAGCTCTAAGCCCGTTATTCGGGAATTGCATATTGGAGGCGGAACGCCTACGTTTTTTTCGCCGCAGAATTTACAGCGGATGTTGCAGGGAATTTTAGCGGATTCAGTTGTGCCAAAGATCCACGAATTCGGTTTCGAGGGGCATCCAAATAACACGACACGCGAACATTTACAAACGCTTTTTGAGCTCGGATTTAACCGCGTGAGTTTTGGGATGCAGGACAGTAATCCCCAGGTTCAGGAGGTGATTAATCGGGTGCAGCCTTTGGAAAATGTGAGACAGGTGGTGCAATGGGCGCGGGAGATTGGGTATGAATCGGTGAACTTGGATTTAGTGTATGGCCTGCCTTTGCAGACCTTGCCGCGGATCGAAAAGACCATTCAAGATGCGATTTCGATGCGGCCGGATCGCATCGCGTTTTATTCGTATGCGCATGTGCCGTGGACGAGCAAGGCGCAGCGACTTTTTGACGAAAACGATTTGCCGGAGGCGTCTGAGAAGATGCAGTTGTACCAAAAAGGCAAGGAGCTTTTCCGCGCCGCCGGTTACACGGACATTGGGATGGATCACTTCGCGCTCCCATCGGATTTGATGGTTAAAGCGCACAACGAGGGCACCTTACACCGCAACTTTATGGGCTACACGGTGCAGCAGACGGGTTTGCTTTTAGGTTTAGGCGTCTCGAGCATCAGCGATATTTACTATGGTTTTGCCCAAAACAAAAAGACGATTCAGGAATATTACCAGCAAATCCACGCCGGCGAACTGGCCGTTTTCAAGGGCTATTTTTTAAGTCAGATGGACCAAAAAATGCGCCAATACATCCTCGACATCGCCTGCCAAGGCAAGACCCATTTCCACAAAGAGGACCTCGAAGTCCTGCGCCAATACACCTTTCACGAACTCGATGAACTCGCGATCGATGACCTCGTCACCTGGGGTGAACACGGAGTCATCGTCACAGATCTAGGCAAGCATTTCATTCGCAATATCTGCAAGGCTTTTGACCTGAAACTGCTGGCGACAGCGGAGGCCACGACGCAGTTTAGTAGGGGGGTGTAG
- a CDS encoding alpha-L-fucosidase, producing MKIKLLILALCLVAGNAFGQKTYQNNWESIDSRPVPGWFEDAKFGIFIHWGLYSVPAYSPTARDKVGVYDRYAEWYWRRWQEPNKTQHFFTDFHNKAFGPNVKYQDFTNQFKAELFQPDEWAKLFENAGAKYVVLTSKHHEGFTLWPSKQSWNWNAVDVGPHRDLLGDLTKSVKSKNIKMGYYYSLLEWYNPLYKKETLNEYIDQHMFPQMKDLVNTYHPDLVWTDGEWDYTSDKLRSTEFLSWLYNDSPVRASVVVNDRWGKETRSKHGGFYTTEYDLVHNGDANGLDFAKPWEECRGIAGSFGYNRNENLEDYSTSEQLVHMLINKVARGGNLLLNIGPTADGRIPVIMQQRLTDIGSWLKVNGEGIYGTRKWAKAPKVTPATKQYFTQKGNDLYLITTEFPTAALQVAGVKKPVSVTLVGSSAVVKSTFKNGVLSIAPPAVTPGNSPCQYAWVFKLTSSVE from the coding sequence ATGAAAATCAAGTTATTAATTCTGGCACTTTGCCTTGTCGCGGGCAACGCATTCGGCCAAAAAACCTACCAAAATAACTGGGAATCCATCGACAGCCGCCCCGTACCGGGATGGTTTGAAGATGCAAAATTTGGCATCTTTATTCACTGGGGATTGTATTCTGTGCCGGCTTATAGTCCGACTGCCAGAGACAAGGTGGGCGTGTACGATCGCTATGCGGAATGGTACTGGCGTCGCTGGCAAGAGCCGAATAAGACGCAGCATTTCTTTACGGATTTTCATAACAAGGCTTTTGGGCCTAATGTCAAATACCAAGACTTCACAAATCAATTTAAAGCCGAGCTTTTTCAGCCAGATGAGTGGGCTAAATTGTTCGAAAATGCAGGCGCAAAATATGTCGTGTTGACGTCGAAACACCACGAGGGTTTTACCCTTTGGCCATCAAAACAATCCTGGAATTGGAACGCGGTGGATGTGGGTCCGCACCGGGATTTATTAGGAGATTTGACAAAATCTGTCAAAAGCAAAAATATCAAAATGGGCTACTACTATTCGCTTCTCGAGTGGTACAATCCCTTGTATAAAAAGGAGACGCTGAACGAGTACATCGACCAGCACATGTTCCCACAGATGAAGGACTTGGTGAACACGTACCATCCGGATTTGGTTTGGACGGATGGCGAGTGGGATTATACGTCTGATAAGTTGCGCAGCACGGAGTTTTTGTCCTGGCTATACAACGATTCGCCGGTTCGCGCGAGTGTAGTCGTGAACGATCGATGGGGCAAGGAAACGCGCAGTAAGCACGGTGGATTTTACACCACGGAATACGATTTAGTGCATAATGGGGATGCGAATGGCTTGGATTTTGCCAAACCCTGGGAGGAATGTCGCGGGATCGCCGGATCTTTTGGCTATAACCGAAACGAAAATCTCGAGGACTATTCTACTTCCGAGCAGCTCGTGCACATGTTGATTAACAAGGTCGCGCGCGGAGGCAATTTGTTGTTGAACATTGGGCCCACTGCGGATGGTCGAATTCCGGTGATTATGCAGCAGCGTTTGACGGACATCGGGTCTTGGTTAAAGGTGAATGGCGAGGGGATTTATGGTACGCGTAAGTGGGCCAAAGCTCCTAAGGTCACGCCCGCTACCAAACAATACTTCACCCAAAAGGGCAATGATTTATATCTCATTACGACGGAATTCCCAACGGCCGCGCTTCAGGTGGCGGGTGTGAAAAAACCGGTTTCGGTGACTCTGGTAGGGTCTTCAGCAGTGGTTAAGTCGACGTTTAAAAATGGAGTCTTAAGCATCGCTCCTCCGGCCGTTACACCGGGGAATAGTCCGTGTCAGTATGCGTGGGTGTTTAAATTGACTTCGTCGGTAGAGTAG
- a CDS encoding zinc-binding alcohol dehydrogenase family protein, with the protein MQQWICNEPGVLVSQQVEMPQRTPGFSLLRVRNIGICGTDIHAFAGNQPFFSYPRILGHELAVEIVESETFSPGELATIIPYFNCATCGACTAGKSNCCENIQVFGVHTDGGMREYIVVEDRYILPGNGLSADELALVEPLSIAAHGLRRADLKAGEKVLVMGAGPIGLFTILLAKIQGALVEVAEPNKARLQFCVENLGVAEVSSAAFNTVIDATGNLNAIESGFTKIAHGGKYVLIGLQKQAISFSHPEFHKREATLMSSRNATLEDFHFVMNLFRDGKIQAEKFISHRFTKNQVPGIFAKINEPTQQVIKAMITLAE; encoded by the coding sequence ATGCAACAATGGATATGTAATGAGCCTGGAGTTTTGGTTTCTCAACAAGTAGAAATGCCTCAGCGCACACCCGGATTTTCCCTTCTTCGCGTACGCAACATCGGCATCTGCGGAACCGACATTCATGCCTTCGCTGGCAACCAACCCTTCTTTTCGTATCCCCGCATTTTAGGCCACGAGCTGGCGGTAGAAATCGTGGAATCGGAAACCTTTTCGCCGGGAGAATTAGCGACGATTATCCCCTATTTTAATTGTGCTACTTGCGGGGCTTGCACGGCTGGCAAATCGAATTGCTGTGAGAATATCCAGGTTTTTGGGGTGCATACAGACGGCGGAATGCGTGAATATATCGTAGTAGAGGATCGTTACATTTTACCGGGCAATGGTCTTTCAGCTGACGAACTCGCACTAGTAGAACCACTTTCCATCGCAGCACACGGACTTCGCAGAGCGGATCTAAAAGCAGGCGAAAAAGTCCTCGTAATGGGCGCCGGACCTATCGGTCTTTTCACGATTTTGCTGGCTAAAATTCAGGGGGCTTTAGTCGAAGTAGCAGAACCTAATAAGGCGCGTTTGCAATTTTGCGTGGAGAATTTAGGGGTTGCGGAAGTTTCCTCAGCGGCCTTCAACACCGTCATCGATGCCACCGGAAATCTGAACGCTATCGAATCAGGATTCACCAAAATAGCCCACGGCGGAAAATACGTTTTGATTGGATTACAAAAACAGGCGATCTCCTTTTCGCATCCAGAATTCCACAAAAGAGAAGCCACTTTAATGAGTAGCCGAAACGCAACTTTGGAAGACTTCCACTTCGTCATGAATTTATTCCGCGATGGTAAGATTCAGGCAGAAAAATTCATCAGCCATCGCTTCACAAAAAATCAAGTTCCTGGTATTTTTGCAAAAATTAACGAGCCCACTCAACAAGTAATCAAGGCGATGATTACTTTAGCGGAATGA
- a CDS encoding DUF6174 domain-containing protein — protein sequence MKKLLFLFCLSFLGCKTVEPLDDVTTNLNLWNEKKIVNYSFSFKRVCFCPLEYVGPHQIVVQNGKIVSVNGAPYNAAERYGVMYTIPELLQVIKANVDKNPAKKVLNFNATYGYPTNVFFDFSEMMADEEIGYEVTNFKIN from the coding sequence ATGAAGAAATTACTCTTTTTATTTTGCCTTTCTTTCTTGGGTTGCAAAACCGTGGAGCCGCTGGATGACGTGACTACGAATCTGAATCTTTGGAACGAAAAGAAGATTGTTAACTATTCTTTTTCCTTTAAGCGGGTTTGCTTTTGTCCCCTGGAATATGTGGGGCCACATCAAATTGTGGTTCAAAATGGTAAAATTGTTAGCGTGAATGGCGCACCCTATAATGCTGCGGAACGCTACGGTGTGATGTATACGATCCCGGAATTATTGCAAGTCATTAAGGCGAACGTCGACAAAAATCCAGCGAAGAAAGTGCTGAATTTTAATGCCACTTATGGCTACCCCACGAATGTCTTCTTCGACTTTTCAGAAATGATGGCGGACGAAGAAATCGGCTATGAGGTGACGAATTTCAAAATCAACTAG
- a CDS encoding PepSY-associated TM helix domain-containing protein produces the protein MRDLATWSRWLHIYLSMFSFIIVLFFSVTGLTLNHVDWFPESTVVSELKGSVKAGWVSVADTAKIPKLDIVEQLRANHSIKGQLNDFRIDDEEISISFQGPGYTADFFVNRADGKYELTETKMGIIAVINDLHKGRDTGKSWSWVIDFSAIFMIVISVSGLILLLFLKKKRANGMLWLAIGGIVAWVFYYFV, from the coding sequence ATGAGAGATTTAGCGACGTGGTCGAGGTGGCTGCACATCTATTTGTCGATGTTCAGTTTCATCATTGTATTGTTCTTTTCGGTGACGGGTTTGACCCTGAATCACGTGGATTGGTTCCCAGAAAGTACGGTTGTTTCTGAGCTGAAAGGTTCTGTGAAAGCTGGTTGGGTTTCGGTAGCTGATACCGCCAAAATCCCCAAACTCGACATCGTCGAACAACTGCGCGCAAACCACAGCATCAAGGGACAATTGAACGATTTCCGAATCGACGACGAAGAGATTTCGATCTCTTTCCAAGGCCCAGGCTATACAGCTGATTTCTTCGTGAATCGGGCTGATGGGAAATACGAATTAACGGAAACGAAGATGGGTATTATCGCCGTGATCAACGATCTACACAAAGGGCGTGACACCGGGAAGTCCTGGTCTTGGGTCATTGACTTTTCTGCAATCTTTATGATTGTTATCTCGGTATCGGGGTTGATTTTGTTATTATTTTTAAAGAAGAAACGCGCGAACGGGATGCTTTGGTTAGCTATCGGCGGGATCGTTGCCTGGGTATTTTATTATTTTGTATGA